In one Acomys russatus chromosome X, mAcoRus1.1, whole genome shotgun sequence genomic region, the following are encoded:
- the LOC127184547 gene encoding uncharacterized protein LOC127184547 produces MKPLLWLSRVLCFVCFCCALPKLQERSLSSSSLFGNLPPVDSNMDTPWLASMPGNCQGIVLTPWLILSTASCLKKSKLSPLDISGVNDPESIPHGQKVCLHPKFDLQDENDPVKADIGFIILEAPIIGDEIPLSQSTNVTLKSCSKCHYRSCGVYQYQSSKKLGTTRVKKIDVQLLDFSTCHHQYSYLEKTEGLCIQSQPRQDCWIQKASPVLCLLKNHWQLLGLIHKTSRICLNPTVIIRIAPYFTWMKGFIKASKKLSLLIKLWQI; encoded by the exons ATGAAGCCTCTACTTTGGCTTTCccgtgttttgtgttttgtttgtttctgttgtgctC TGCCCAAACTGCAGGAACGGAGTCTGAGTTCAAGTTCATTGTTTGGAAACCTGCCACCAGTGGACAGCAACATGGACACACCATGGCTGGCATCTATGCCTGGAAATTGCCAGGGTATCGTCCTGACTCCATGGCTGATTCTTTCTACAGCTAGCTGTCTAAAGAAATC GAAACTGTCACCTCTGGACATTTCCGGAGTAAATGACCCAGAAAGCATTCCACATGGCCAAAAAGTCTGCCTCCATCCCAAGTTTGATCTCCAAGATGAAAATGATCCAGTGAAAGCAGATATTGGCTTCATCATTCTTGAGGCGCCTATCATCGGGGATGAGATACCGCTATCCCAGTCCACTAATGTAACTTTGAAGAGCTGTTCTAAGTGCCACTACAGAAGCTGTGGTGTGTATCAATATCAGA GTAGCAAGAAGCTTGGAACCACCAGAGTAAAGAAGATAGATGTGCAGCTGCTAGATTTCTCAACATGCCACCACCAGTATTCCTATTTAGAGAAGACTGAGGGCTTGTGTATTCAGAGTCAACCACGGCAAGACTGCTGG ATACAGAAGGCCAGTCCTGTCCTATGTCTTCTAAAGAACCACTGGCAACTGTTGGGCCTCATACATAAGACTTCAAGGATATGTCTAAATCCCACAGTCATCATTAGAATAGCTCCTTACTTTACCTGGATGAAAGGATTCATCAAAGCATCTAAGAA ACTGAGTCTTTTGATCAAATTATGGCAAATATAA